One part of the Georgfuchsia toluolica genome encodes these proteins:
- a CDS encoding MarR family winged helix-turn-helix transcriptional regulator, whose translation MGRQEEGLGFLLADVSRLMRRAFQQRLNGSSLTLAQARALVYVSRHEGVRQVEIAEFLEVQPITLARLIDQLADAGFVERRPDPSDRRAYQIYLTPDASPQLAAIKKVAAAIRADALRGLGKQEAASLLSALTKMQNNLAPRQ comes from the coding sequence GTGGGACGGCAAGAAGAGGGTCTTGGTTTTCTGCTGGCGGACGTTTCACGCTTGATGCGACGGGCGTTTCAACAACGGCTAAATGGCAGTTCGTTAACGCTGGCCCAGGCTCGAGCACTTGTCTACGTGTCTCGACATGAGGGTGTCCGGCAAGTAGAGATTGCCGAGTTCTTGGAAGTCCAGCCGATCACGCTCGCCCGCCTGATTGATCAGTTGGCGGATGCCGGCTTTGTCGAACGTCGCCCCGATCCTTCGGATCGAAGGGCATATCAAATCTATTTGACGCCTGACGCTTCTCCCCAATTGGCCGCAATAAAGAAAGTTGCGGCAGCAATCCGCGCGGATGCCCTTCGCGGGCTGGGCAAACAGGAGGCTGCTTCATTGTTATCTGCTTTGACCAAGATGCAGAACAATCTGGCCCCGCGGCAATAA
- a CDS encoding HlyD family secretion protein, with protein MSDIPSGDDEPPFYTASLSQRQTKRLVLLVVIPLIAALVIAVLYLHGGRYVETDNAYVKADMVPVSADVSGTIKEVLVQENQSVVAGQPLFRIDPASFQVAVAKAEAKLAQVRTDLAALQASYREKQAEIALAKTRHAFAQREQRRQADLVDRHFISASRFDDATQSADIARQQIAALNQDLKRIAETLGGNIDTPIEHHPGYRAASAELDQARLDLARTEVRASLPGTVSNRPKPGQYLAAGSAAMALVVSGSVWVEANFTETDLTYVRPGESVVIHVDTYPDTVWKGVVDSLSPATGAEFSVIPAQNATGNWVKITQRVPVRIKLDAAPGQPALRAGLSTIVNIDTGHRRRFMGLSL; from the coding sequence ATGAGCGACATTCCAAGCGGCGACGACGAGCCTCCCTTCTACACGGCGAGCCTTTCCCAACGGCAGACGAAACGGCTGGTACTTCTGGTCGTGATACCTTTGATCGCGGCGCTTGTCATTGCAGTCTTGTATTTGCATGGCGGGCGCTATGTTGAAACCGATAATGCCTACGTCAAGGCGGACATGGTGCCTGTGAGTGCAGACGTGTCGGGCACCATCAAGGAGGTGCTGGTTCAGGAGAACCAATCCGTCGTGGCCGGCCAGCCGTTATTCCGGATCGATCCGGCGTCGTTTCAGGTTGCGGTTGCCAAGGCGGAGGCCAAGCTCGCGCAGGTGCGTACCGATCTCGCGGCGCTCCAGGCAAGCTACCGCGAAAAGCAAGCCGAGATCGCCTTGGCAAAGACCAGGCACGCGTTTGCCCAAAGAGAGCAGCGACGGCAGGCTGATCTGGTCGACAGACATTTCATTTCCGCCTCCCGCTTCGACGACGCAACGCAAAGCGCCGACATCGCCCGACAGCAGATCGCTGCCTTGAATCAGGATCTGAAGCGCATCGCCGAAACCCTGGGCGGCAACATCGATACGCCGATCGAACATCACCCCGGCTACCGCGCCGCCAGCGCCGAGTTGGATCAAGCCAGGCTCGATCTGGCGCGAACCGAAGTACGCGCTTCACTGCCCGGAACTGTCAGCAACCGCCCCAAGCCGGGGCAGTACCTCGCGGCAGGTAGTGCCGCGATGGCACTGGTGGTCAGTGGCAGCGTTTGGGTCGAAGCCAATTTCACCGAGACGGACCTTACCTACGTCCGCCCGGGCGAGTCGGTGGTCATCCATGTGGACACCTATCCCGACACCGTGTGGAAAGGTGTCGTCGACAGCCTGAGTCCAGCCACGGGAGCAGAGTTCTCGGTCATTCCGGCGCAGAATGCCACCGGCAACTGGGTCAAGATCACCCAGCGGGTGCCGGTACGCATCAAACTCGATGCCGCACCGGGACAACCGGCATTGCGCGCGGGCCTCAGTACGATCGTCAATATCGATACGGGTCATCGCCGCCGTTTCATGGGGCTGTCTCTGTGA
- a CDS encoding DHA2 family efflux MFS transporter permease subunit: MAAVMTVAAPERTHRGFVTLSVMLATIMQALDTTIANVALPHMQGTMGATQDQIAWVLTSYIVAAAIVMPLTGFLAARLGRKRLFMWAVAGFTVASMLCGAAQNLSQIVVFRLLQGVFGASLVPLSQSVLLDAYPREQHGSAMALWGVGVMVGPILGPSLGGWLTEYYNWRWVFYINLPFGLLAWFGLAAYVHETPIDHSRRFDLLGFAFLAISIGALQMMLDRGESLDWFASREITMEAMLAGLCLYLFIVHIFTHRHPFIEPGLFKDRNFSIGLVFIFNVGVVLLATMALLPPFMQNLMGYPVIDIGFLLVPRGVGTLIALITVGKLSRRVDARYMIFLGFVLTTLSLWDMTQFTLDISGWDIVRTGMTQGLGLGLIYVPVTTISFSTLATHYRNEGTALFNLMRNLGSSIGISVVMTYLAQRTQANHAAFATYITPFRPVIETAAGAYHLTSPQGLAIINAEVTRQAAMLAYLQDFRLMMFLALTAIPMIILLRAPAKTPTEVEVPASME, encoded by the coding sequence ATGGCAGCCGTGATGACAGTGGCGGCCCCGGAGCGTACGCACCGGGGATTCGTCACCCTCTCGGTCATGCTGGCCACCATCATGCAGGCGCTGGACACGACCATCGCCAACGTGGCGTTGCCGCACATGCAGGGAACGATGGGGGCAACCCAGGACCAGATCGCCTGGGTGCTGACCTCCTACATCGTAGCTGCGGCCATCGTGATGCCTCTCACGGGCTTCCTCGCGGCCCGTCTCGGACGCAAGCGCCTCTTCATGTGGGCGGTGGCTGGCTTCACTGTTGCATCGATGCTCTGCGGGGCGGCGCAGAACCTCTCCCAGATCGTAGTGTTTCGGCTCCTGCAGGGCGTGTTCGGTGCCAGCCTGGTACCACTGTCTCAGTCGGTATTGCTCGATGCCTATCCACGCGAACAGCATGGCTCCGCCATGGCCCTGTGGGGGGTCGGCGTGATGGTCGGCCCGATCCTGGGACCGTCGCTGGGCGGATGGCTTACCGAGTATTACAACTGGCGCTGGGTCTTTTACATTAACTTGCCGTTTGGACTTCTGGCATGGTTTGGTCTTGCGGCCTACGTGCATGAAACGCCGATTGATCACTCACGCCGCTTCGATCTCCTTGGTTTTGCCTTCCTCGCCATTAGCATTGGCGCACTGCAAATGATGCTGGATCGCGGCGAGTCTCTTGATTGGTTCGCCAGTCGTGAAATCACGATGGAGGCAATGCTCGCCGGTCTGTGCCTCTACCTCTTCATCGTCCATATCTTCACGCACCGGCACCCGTTTATCGAACCTGGCCTGTTCAAGGACCGGAACTTCAGCATCGGCCTGGTGTTCATATTCAACGTTGGTGTCGTCCTCTTGGCAACGATGGCCCTGCTGCCGCCCTTCATGCAAAACCTGATGGGCTATCCAGTGATCGATATCGGCTTTCTTCTTGTCCCGCGTGGGGTCGGCACTTTGATCGCATTGATCACTGTAGGCAAGCTGTCGCGCCGGGTCGATGCGCGTTACATGATCTTTCTGGGATTTGTCCTCACGACGCTTTCCCTGTGGGACATGACGCAGTTCACACTGGACATCAGTGGCTGGGACATTGTTCGTACTGGCATGACGCAGGGACTTGGCCTCGGCCTTATCTACGTGCCGGTGACCACCATCAGCTTTTCCACACTGGCCACGCACTACCGAAACGAGGGAACGGCGTTATTCAACCTCATGCGCAACCTCGGCAGCAGTATCGGAATTTCTGTGGTGATGACCTATCTTGCGCAACGGACGCAGGCCAACCACGCGGCGTTCGCCACTTACATCACTCCTTTCAGGCCAGTTATCGAAACCGCGGCTGGCGCCTACCATCTCACGTCGCCGCAGGGATTAGCGATAATCAACGCCGAAGTCACGCGCCAAGCGGCTATGCTCGCCTATCTGCAGGACTTTCGGTTGATGATGTTTCTGGCCTTGACAGCAATCCCGATGATCATTCTGCTGCGGGCGCCCGCCAAGACACCAACTGAGGTCGAAGTGCCAGCATCGATGGAGTGA
- a CDS encoding MFS transporter, whose protein sequence is MNDAANAKITMKIPGSIWALGFVSLLMDVSSELIHSLLPVFLFTALGVSAFNIGLIEGAAEATALIVKVFSGALSDYWGKRKPLAIFGYGLGAISKPLFALASSAAPVLAARLIDRVGKGIRGAPRDALVADIAPPAIRGAAFGLRQSLDTVGAFLGPLLALVLMLLWANDFRAVFWVAVIPAFLAVALLFFGVQEPERHQDGKRTNPIQRGNLRRLPAAYWRVVGIGAVFTLARFSEAFLVLRAQQGGLPIAYTPLVFIGMNAIYAVSAYPFGKLSDAMSHSRLLAGGMVLLIAADGMLAFSNQWLWVWAGISLWGLHMGITQGLLATMVAATAPADLRGTAYGFFNLVSGLAMLLASAIAGLLWDQFGATYTFLAGVVFSALTLAAVIPSAFRAK, encoded by the coding sequence ATGAACGACGCCGCCAACGCAAAGATCACCATGAAAATTCCAGGCAGCATCTGGGCGCTGGGTTTTGTCAGCCTGCTGATGGACGTTTCCTCCGAACTGATCCATAGCCTGCTGCCGGTGTTCCTGTTTACCGCGCTCGGTGTCAGCGCTTTCAACATCGGACTGATCGAAGGCGCGGCGGAGGCCACGGCACTGATCGTGAAAGTGTTCTCCGGGGCATTGAGCGATTACTGGGGCAAACGCAAGCCCCTGGCCATCTTCGGTTATGGGCTGGGTGCCATCTCCAAGCCGCTGTTCGCGCTGGCGTCCAGTGCCGCACCGGTGCTGGCGGCGCGCCTGATCGATCGTGTCGGCAAGGGCATCCGCGGCGCACCGCGCGATGCCCTGGTGGCGGATATCGCGCCACCCGCAATCCGTGGCGCGGCCTTTGGCCTGCGCCAGTCGCTCGATACCGTCGGCGCCTTCCTCGGCCCGCTGCTCGCGCTGGTCCTCATGCTGCTGTGGGCGAACGATTTTCGCGCCGTATTCTGGGTGGCGGTCATCCCGGCTTTTCTCGCCGTCGCGCTGCTGTTCTTCGGCGTACAGGAACCCGAACGGCATCAGGACGGCAAGCGCACCAATCCGATCCAGCGCGGGAATTTGCGCCGCCTCCCGGCCGCTTACTGGCGAGTAGTGGGGATCGGTGCGGTCTTCACGCTGGCGCGTTTTTCCGAAGCCTTCCTGGTGCTGCGCGCCCAACAAGGCGGCCTGCCTATCGCTTACACGCCGCTGGTGTTCATCGGCATGAATGCGATCTACGCCGTGAGCGCCTATCCCTTCGGCAAACTCTCGGATGCGATGAGCCATTCGCGGCTGCTGGCTGGCGGAATGGTGTTGCTGATCGCCGCCGACGGCATGCTGGCCTTCAGCAACCAGTGGCTATGGGTATGGGCCGGCATCTCCCTCTGGGGCCTGCACATGGGCATCACCCAGGGTCTTCTGGCCACGATGGTGGCCGCTACCGCGCCGGCGGATTTGCGCGGCACGGCCTATGGTTTCTTCAATCTCGTGAGCGGGCTGGCCATGCTGCTTGCCAGCGCCATCGCCGGCCTGTTGTGGGACCAGTTCGGGGCGACATACACCTTCCTCGCCGGCGTCGTCTTCAGCGCCCTGACGCTGGCGGCCGTCATTCCTTCAGCATTTCGCGCAAAATAA
- a CDS encoding DNA-3-methyladenine glycosylase family protein has translation MNKASRQRLDKATAHLACCDPDWAILIDLVGPCQLALDRGREPFQALVHAVTHQQLNGRAAQAIFKRFLALYPDEPFPSPEMILATDDNMLRGCGFSLAKIATIRGIAEKTLQGVVPSRRMADVMRDQELIARLTSLHGIGRWTVEMLLIFTLGRPDVLPVDDFGIREGWRLIKGLPRQPAPKELAAIGQPWAPYRSTAAWYLWQAVAQYKLALAANPTGTATTGTVKQIA, from the coding sequence ATGAACAAAGCTTCGCGACAGCGACTCGACAAAGCCACCGCGCATCTTGCATGCTGCGATCCGGACTGGGCCATCCTGATCGATCTGGTCGGACCCTGCCAACTTGCGCTGGACAGGGGTCGCGAGCCATTTCAGGCGCTGGTGCATGCCGTCACCCATCAGCAACTTAACGGACGCGCCGCACAGGCCATATTCAAACGTTTTCTCGCGCTCTATCCTGATGAACCGTTTCCATCACCGGAAATGATTCTCGCCACCGATGACAATATGCTGCGTGGCTGCGGCTTTTCGCTGGCCAAGATCGCCACCATCCGCGGCATCGCCGAAAAAACGCTACAAGGCGTCGTGCCGTCGCGGCGCATGGCGGATGTGATGCGCGACCAGGAACTGATCGCGCGGCTCACGTCGTTGCACGGCATCGGCCGCTGGACCGTGGAGATGCTGCTGATCTTTACCCTGGGGCGGCCGGACGTATTGCCGGTCGATGACTTTGGCATACGCGAAGGCTGGCGCCTGATCAAGGGACTGCCCAGGCAACCGGCGCCGAAGGAACTCGCCGCCATCGGCCAGCCGTGGGCGCCCTACCGTTCCACCGCGGCGTGGTACCTGTGGCAGGCAGTGGCGCAGTACAAGCTGGCGCTGGCCGCGAATCCGACAGGCACGGCAACAACCGGAACCGTCAAGCAAATCGCATAA
- a CDS encoding glutathione peroxidase: MSGIHDIEVKTIDGQTQKLSVYAGKHLLIVNVASKCGFTPQYQGLEKLYRDFKDKGLVVLGFPCDQFGHQEPGDENEIKTFCTLNYEVSFPLFAKIEVNGPNSHPLYQRLKQDAKGLLGSEGIKWNFTKFLVDPQGNVVERYASMTTPAQIEKDIALRLG, encoded by the coding sequence ATGAGCGGCATCCATGACATCGAAGTCAAGACCATCGACGGGCAAACACAAAAGCTTTCCGTCTATGCCGGCAAACACCTGCTGATCGTGAACGTCGCCAGCAAGTGCGGCTTCACGCCGCAGTACCAGGGGCTGGAAAAGCTCTATCGCGATTTCAAGGACAAGGGACTTGTGGTGCTCGGTTTTCCCTGCGACCAGTTCGGTCATCAGGAACCGGGCGACGAAAACGAGATCAAGACCTTTTGTACGCTCAACTATGAGGTGAGTTTTCCGCTGTTCGCCAAGATCGAGGTGAATGGCCCCAACTCCCATCCGCTTTATCAGCGCTTGAAGCAGGATGCCAAGGGGCTGCTGGGCAGCGAAGGCATCAAGTGGAACTTTACCAAGTTCCTGGTCGATCCGCAGGGCAATGTGGTGGAGCGCTATGCGTCGATGACTACGCCGGCCCAGATTGAGAAAGACATCGCTCTGCGACTTGGCTGA
- a CDS encoding zinc-dependent alcohol dehydrogenase family protein: MSHWFSMQLPAIGQPLQRVEHDALPVAGAGQVVIRVKACGVCRTDLHIVDGDLPFPAHPVVPGHEVIGTVVEVGAGVAFVKIGDRVGVPWLGWTCGSCEACLSGHENLCQQARFTGYQIAGGYAEYAIADARYVFAIPPAYTDVEAAPLLCAGLIGYRAYAMAQRELQASVRRIGLCGFGAAAHLVAQVARHQGSEVYAFTRPGDLAAQELARGLGAAWAGGSDEAAPQPLDAALIFAPVGALVPLALQAVRAAGVVVCAGIHMSDIPSFPYSLLWRERKLVSVANLTRADGDAFMKIAGKTKLDVTTKNYPLGEANRALDDLRHGRFSGAAVLLP; encoded by the coding sequence ATGAGCCATTGGTTTTCGATGCAACTTCCTGCCATTGGTCAACCGCTGCAACGAGTCGAACATGACGCGCTGCCAGTTGCGGGCGCAGGCCAGGTCGTTATTCGCGTCAAAGCCTGTGGCGTGTGCCGCACCGACCTGCACATCGTCGATGGCGATCTGCCTTTTCCGGCACATCCTGTCGTGCCAGGGCACGAGGTCATCGGCACCGTGGTTGAGGTTGGTGCGGGCGTCGCATTCGTCAAGATTGGCGACCGTGTCGGCGTACCATGGCTGGGATGGACCTGCGGCAGCTGTGAGGCCTGCCTTTCCGGCCACGAAAATCTCTGCCAGCAGGCACGCTTCACCGGCTATCAAATCGCGGGCGGCTACGCCGAATATGCGATAGCCGATGCACGCTATGTATTCGCCATTCCACCCGCCTACACCGACGTCGAAGCTGCGCCGCTGCTCTGCGCCGGCCTGATCGGCTATCGCGCCTACGCCATGGCGCAGCGCGAATTGCAGGCTTCGGTCAGGCGCATCGGCCTCTGCGGCTTTGGCGCGGCGGCGCATCTGGTGGCACAGGTCGCGCGCCATCAGGGTAGCGAGGTCTACGCCTTCACGCGACCCGGCGACCTGGCCGCCCAGGAACTGGCGCGAGGTCTTGGCGCGGCATGGGCCGGCGGCTCGGATGAAGCGGCGCCGCAACCCCTCGATGCCGCGCTGATCTTCGCTCCGGTTGGCGCCTTGGTGCCGTTGGCGCTCCAGGCCGTGAGAGCGGCGGGGGTCGTGGTCTGCGCCGGCATCCACATGAGCGACATCCCCTCTTTCCCTTACTCGCTGCTGTGGCGCGAACGCAAGCTGGTCTCGGTGGCGAACCTGACACGCGCCGATGGCGATGCCTTCATGAAAATCGCGGGCAAAACGAAACTCGATGTCACCACGAAGAACTACCCGCTTGGCGAAGCGAATCGGGCGCTCGACGATCTGCGTCACGGGCGTTTCAGTGGTGCGGCTGTTTTGCTGCCGTAA
- a CDS encoding PPOX class F420-dependent oxidoreductase: MNSLPFNPAIERYISLATCRRNGTEVLTPVWLAGAGEHFYLFSAGTSGKVKRIRANPQAKMAPCDARGKVKGPWIDVHARIVAEPEIIERAYAVLRTKYGWQMALLDFFSGLSGKKQKRAVIELKAV, encoded by the coding sequence ATGAACTCCCTTCCCTTCAACCCCGCCATAGAGCGCTACATCAGTCTCGCCACCTGTCGACGCAATGGCACCGAGGTGCTCACCCCGGTCTGGCTGGCAGGAGCGGGGGAACATTTCTATCTGTTCAGTGCGGGTACGTCCGGCAAGGTGAAGCGCATTCGCGCCAACCCGCAGGCGAAGATGGCCCCCTGCGATGCGCGTGGAAAAGTGAAAGGCCCCTGGATTGATGTGCATGCCCGCATCGTCGCGGAGCCCGAGATAATCGAACGTGCCTATGCCGTACTGCGCACGAAGTACGGCTGGCAAATGGCACTGCTCGATTTCTTTTCCGGCCTGTCCGGCAAGAAGCAGAAACGCGCCGTGATCGAGTTGAAAGCCGTATGA
- a CDS encoding LTA synthase family protein: MTLQGPGHTLMLAFLAICALTRAALLWKTGATQVPPALWPGIFAIGLWFDLAVLAWLASPLLLWQALRRKGMVLTPLRKMLRIALCWLAISLLLFGALAEWTFWDEFSTRFNFIAVDYLIYTHEVIGNILESYPVGALLAGIGLAGAALVWTLSARILAVSVTQPRRLVLVGIAIALPLASWYLADSDQMLFSANVYANELAGNGLMTFFAALRRNDLDYDRFYRTVPDAKAHHILATLGVEREELSEALKVDDEEDETFDPRRIPFSRPPRNVVLITVESLSAEFLGSFGNKQGLTPRLDRLANEGLLFTQLYATGTRTVRGLDALTIGLPPIPGQAIARRPGNDHLATVGEVLRRQGIETLFIYGGYGYFDNMNAYFSGNDYQVIDRTDFPKSSVGFANIWGVADEYLFDNTLTQLDRVHASGKPFLAQIMTTSNHRPYTYPDGRIDIPSPGRREGGVKYTDYAIGHFIEQARAKPWFADTLFVIVADHCASAAGKTRLPVPGYHIPLIMYAPKMLKPGRYDRMVSQIDIPPTLIDVMGLRGDEHFFGTSVFEQGKHLPRAFISNYQELGYLKGDRLVVLGPRQRVEMFSIRAGGSAVPVVDDPVLEDEAVAWYQTAFREFKRGELTLP, encoded by the coding sequence ATGACGCTGCAAGGCCCTGGCCATACGTTAATGCTGGCCTTTCTGGCGATTTGTGCGTTGACGCGCGCCGCGCTGTTGTGGAAGACCGGCGCCACACAAGTGCCGCCTGCGCTGTGGCCTGGTATTTTCGCCATCGGTCTGTGGTTCGACTTGGCCGTGCTGGCATGGCTGGCCTCTCCCCTTTTGTTGTGGCAGGCTTTGCGGCGCAAGGGAATGGTGCTTACGCCGTTGCGCAAGATGTTGCGCATCGCACTGTGCTGGCTGGCGATCAGCCTATTGTTGTTTGGCGCGCTGGCGGAGTGGACCTTCTGGGACGAGTTTTCCACGCGCTTCAACTTCATTGCCGTCGATTACCTGATCTACACGCATGAGGTGATCGGCAATATCCTCGAGTCTTATCCGGTGGGCGCCTTGTTGGCTGGGATAGGATTGGCAGGCGCGGCCTTGGTGTGGACATTGAGCGCGCGAATTTTGGCTGTATCCGTGACACAACCGCGTCGGCTGGTGCTGGTAGGCATTGCCATCGCGCTGCCGCTGGCCAGTTGGTATTTGGCAGACAGCGACCAGATGCTGTTCTCGGCGAATGTGTATGCCAACGAGCTGGCCGGCAATGGACTGATGACTTTCTTCGCCGCGCTACGTCGCAATGATCTCGATTACGATCGCTTCTACCGTACTGTACCGGATGCCAAAGCGCATCACATTCTGGCCACGCTCGGCGTCGAGCGCGAAGAGCTTAGCGAGGCGCTCAAGGTGGATGACGAGGAGGACGAGACCTTCGACCCGCGCCGCATTCCCTTTAGCCGTCCGCCGCGCAATGTGGTACTGATTACGGTGGAAAGTCTGTCTGCCGAGTTTCTCGGCAGCTTTGGCAACAAGCAGGGGCTGACACCGCGACTCGACCGGTTGGCAAACGAAGGACTGCTGTTTACTCAGCTCTATGCGACCGGGACGCGCACTGTACGCGGGCTTGATGCGCTCACCATCGGTCTGCCGCCGATCCCCGGTCAGGCCATTGCGCGCCGCCCCGGTAACGATCACCTCGCCACCGTCGGCGAAGTGCTGCGACGCCAAGGTATTGAGACACTTTTCATCTATGGCGGCTACGGCTATTTCGACAACATGAACGCCTACTTCTCCGGCAACGACTATCAGGTCATTGATCGCACCGATTTTCCCAAGAGTTCAGTCGGCTTCGCCAACATCTGGGGAGTAGCTGACGAATACCTGTTCGACAACACCCTGACCCAGCTCGACCGGGTCCATGCATCGGGCAAGCCGTTTCTGGCGCAGATCATGACCACATCGAACCACCGGCCCTATACCTATCCCGACGGCCGCATCGACATTCCATCGCCGGGCCGACGCGAGGGTGGGGTGAAATACACTGATTACGCCATCGGCCATTTCATTGAGCAGGCGCGCGCCAAACCCTGGTTCGCCGACACCCTGTTCGTGATTGTGGCCGACCATTGCGCCTCTGCCGCAGGTAAAACCAGGCTGCCGGTACCTGGATATCATATTCCGCTCATCATGTACGCCCCGAAAATGCTTAAGCCTGGCCGCTACGATCGCATGGTGAGTCAGATCGATATTCCGCCGACGTTGATTGATGTGATGGGCCTGCGCGGCGACGAGCACTTCTTCGGTACCTCGGTGTTCGAGCAAGGCAAACACCTCCCGCGCGCCTTCATTTCCAATTACCAGGAACTGGGTTACCTCAAGGGTGATCGCCTGGTCGTACTCGGCCCCAGACAGCGCGTCGAGATGTTCAGTATTCGCGCCGGCGGCAGCGCCGTACCCGTTGTTGATGATCCGGTGCTGGAGGACGAAGCGGTTGCCTGGTACCAGACCGCATTCCGCGAGTTCAAGCGCGGCGAGTTAACCCTGCCCTGA
- a CDS encoding lysophospholipid acyltransferase family protein: MERQKLNFVTNIRAAFRLARIGLHLLWGVATVALAFPLLPRGARLWLKVRWSRQLLNTLGVRLLSSGTPPGGALLVANHISWLDVYAINALLPTTFVSKDDVRGWPVIGWLSAQTGTVFMERGSRNAAMRTKERLTDELQMHNCVSIFPEGTTGYGDSVMPFHGALFQSAIDAGAHVAPAVLQYSGPNGEPSRVAAYVGDISLWQSLRAIVTASDLAVHVCFLPTIDSDGQNRRHLAHQAQHRIHSYLDKARAGMRLQRCGVHPQDVGDGRTQLT; this comes from the coding sequence GTGGAGCGCCAAAAACTGAACTTTGTCACCAATATCCGCGCTGCTTTTCGCCTGGCCCGCATCGGGCTGCATCTGCTGTGGGGTGTGGCAACAGTGGCGCTCGCGTTTCCGCTGCTGCCACGCGGTGCCCGACTGTGGTTGAAGGTTCGCTGGTCGCGGCAACTGCTGAATACTCTGGGGGTGCGACTGTTGTCGAGCGGAACGCCTCCTGGCGGCGCACTTCTCGTCGCGAATCACATTTCGTGGCTTGATGTATATGCCATCAATGCCCTGCTGCCAACGACTTTTGTGTCCAAAGACGATGTACGCGGCTGGCCGGTGATCGGCTGGCTCAGCGCACAAACCGGGACCGTTTTCATGGAACGCGGCAGCCGCAATGCCGCAATGCGGACCAAGGAGCGGCTGACGGATGAATTGCAGATGCATAACTGTGTCAGCATATTCCCGGAGGGAACCACCGGCTATGGCGATTCCGTAATGCCTTTTCATGGCGCGCTGTTTCAATCGGCCATCGATGCCGGGGCGCATGTGGCGCCCGCTGTATTGCAATACAGCGGACCCAACGGAGAACCTTCACGGGTGGCGGCCTATGTCGGCGATATCAGCCTGTGGCAATCCCTACGCGCCATTGTCACCGCGAGCGATCTTGCAGTGCATGTCTGCTTCCTGCCGACTATCGATTCCGATGGGCAGAATCGGCGACATCTCGCGCATCAGGCGCAGCATCGTATTCACAGCTACCTGGATAAAGCAAGGGCCGGAATGCGTTTGCAAAGGTGTGGCGTTCATCCACAGGATGTTGGCGACGGCCGTACTCAGCTGACCTGA
- a CDS encoding ArsR/SmtB family transcription factor — MKMLTAAESLAALGHESRLGIFRLLVEAGPEGMVASAIGDKLDLPPATLSFHLAHLTRVGLIKGKRESRFIRYSADYAAMDALLAFLTRNCCQGEACLPKTSACNTTAKRRVAVRKTKSS; from the coding sequence ATGAAAATGTTAACCGCCGCTGAAAGTCTGGCCGCCTTGGGCCACGAATCCCGCTTGGGCATATTCCGGCTGCTGGTCGAAGCCGGCCCTGAGGGCATGGTCGCCAGTGCCATCGGCGATAAATTGGATTTGCCGCCAGCCACGCTGTCTTTCCATCTGGCGCACTTGACTCGGGTGGGTCTCATCAAGGGCAAGCGGGAAAGCCGTTTTATTCGCTACTCCGCCGATTATGCCGCAATGGATGCTCTTCTTGCTTTCCTGACCCGTAATTGCTGCCAGGGCGAGGCTTGCCTGCCCAAGACCAGTGCCTGCAATACCACCGCCAAACGCAGGGTAGCGGTCAGGAAAACCAAATCTTCTTAG
- a CDS encoding arsenate reductase ArsC: MAKRIYKVLVLCTGNSCRSQMAEVILNHDLKGQVRGLSAGTKPQRMVAEGAIEALKLLGLPTEGLYPKDIDAVINESIDLVVTVCDNAKETCPVFPRPVPRIHLPFHDPHGEPLESFIAVRDDIRARLIPAVRQALSL, from the coding sequence ATGGCTAAACGTATCTATAAAGTCCTGGTACTTTGCACCGGAAACTCCTGCCGCTCCCAAATGGCCGAGGTGATTTTGAATCACGACCTCAAGGGCCAAGTGCGTGGCCTCTCTGCGGGTACCAAGCCGCAACGCATGGTGGCGGAAGGTGCGATTGAAGCTTTGAAACTGCTGGGACTGCCCACGGAAGGCCTGTACCCGAAAGATATCGACGCAGTCATTAACGAATCGATTGACCTGGTGGTTACTGTCTGCGACAACGCCAAAGAAACCTGTCCAGTATTTCCGCGTCCGGTGCCGCGCATTCACCTGCCGTTCCACGACCCGCATGGCGAGCCACTGGAAAGTTTTATCGCTGTTCGCGATGACATCCGCGCCCGTCTTATTCCAGCAGTCCGCCAGGCCCTCAGCCTGTAA